A window from Glaciimonas sp. PCH181 encodes these proteins:
- a CDS encoding FMN-binding glutamate synthase family protein, which translates to MSNNEHILKRMLKEESAGFDRKTIDYIQNAAAHGLYEIRGLGAKRALPGFDDLLLLGASLSRYPLEGYREKCVTKTLLGTRFAKKPIELEIPITFAGMSFGALSANVKESLGRAATELGTSTTTGDGGMTQEERQSSKTLVYQCLPSRYGFNPDDVRKANAIELVIGQGAKPGGGGMLLGQKVSPRVAKMRTLPAGIDQRSASRHPDWTGPDDLVIKIQELREMTDWETPIYVKVGATRTFHDVKLAVHAGADVIVVDGMQGGTAATQTCFIEHVGIPTLAALRQAVDALEDLNMKGTVQLIVSGGIRSGADVAKALAMGADAVAIGQGVLIALGCNSDSYVLDGIHHDATEDYAKLGTAAGFCHNCHTGKCPVGVTTQDPILSQRLHPDIGAKRLKNYFKTVNMELTTIARACGKQNVHHLEREDLVALTIEAAAMARVPLAGTDWIPGYSKF; encoded by the coding sequence ATGAGTAATAACGAACACATACTAAAGCGGATGCTCAAGGAAGAAAGCGCTGGCTTCGACCGTAAAACGATTGATTACATCCAAAATGCTGCGGCACACGGACTGTATGAGATTCGTGGGCTGGGTGCTAAACGGGCATTACCGGGTTTCGATGATTTGCTGTTATTGGGTGCATCGTTGTCGCGTTATCCGCTGGAAGGTTATCGGGAAAAATGTGTCACCAAGACGTTGTTGGGAACACGTTTTGCGAAGAAACCGATCGAGTTGGAAATTCCGATTACCTTCGCCGGGATGAGCTTTGGTGCGTTGTCGGCTAACGTCAAAGAATCGTTGGGCCGCGCCGCGACTGAACTCGGCACCTCGACGACGACTGGCGATGGCGGGATGACGCAAGAAGAGCGCCAATCGTCTAAAACGCTGGTGTATCAATGCTTGCCATCGCGTTATGGTTTTAATCCGGACGATGTACGCAAGGCGAATGCGATTGAACTGGTGATCGGGCAAGGCGCGAAGCCGGGCGGCGGCGGGATGCTGCTGGGACAAAAAGTTTCGCCACGGGTAGCCAAAATGCGGACGCTGCCAGCGGGTATCGATCAACGTTCCGCCAGTCGTCATCCGGATTGGACCGGCCCGGACGATCTGGTGATCAAGATTCAGGAATTGCGTGAAATGACAGATTGGGAAACGCCGATCTACGTCAAGGTTGGGGCGACGCGAACGTTTCATGACGTGAAGCTGGCGGTGCATGCCGGTGCGGATGTCATTGTGGTTGATGGGATGCAGGGCGGGACAGCGGCGACGCAAACTTGCTTCATTGAGCATGTCGGGATTCCGACGCTGGCAGCGTTACGTCAGGCGGTGGATGCGCTGGAAGATTTGAATATGAAGGGGACCGTGCAGTTGATCGTCTCCGGCGGGATTCGGAGTGGGGCGGATGTTGCCAAGGCGCTTGCAATGGGCGCGGATGCGGTTGCCATCGGGCAGGGTGTGTTGATTGCACTTGGCTGTAATAGTGATTCGTATGTGTTGGATGGGATTCATCATGATGCTACGGAAGACTATGCCAAGTTGGGGACAGCGGCGGGGTTTTGCCATAACTGTCATACGGGGAAATGTCCGGTTGGGGTGACGACGCAAGATCCGATTTTGTCGCAACGGTTGCATCCGGATATTGGGGCTAAGCGGTTGAAGAATTATTTTAAGACTGTGAATATGGAGTTGACGACGATTGCACGGGCTTGTGGGAAGCAGAATGTGCATCATTTGGAGCGGGAGGATTTGGTGGCGTTGACGATAGAAGCTGCGGCGATGGCGAGGGTGCCATTAGCGGGGACTGATTGGATACCAGGGTATTCTAAGTTTTGA
- a CDS encoding class II glutamine amidotransferase has product MCGIVGLLVKTPALRERLGELLVPMMIGMTERGPDSAGLAIFTDTLGVGHKYSLYSGGTEAFNWGGVAEDLYKHLRAEGRCEGHGNHAVLTCALAPDVIRQWLKEHYPMLHVLSCGRAIDLYKDIGTPTEVCDRYGFAGLKGTHAIGHTRMATESAVTPDRAHPFTAGEDFCLVHNGSLSNPNGLRRKLEPQGIHFDTDNDTEAACRFLEWRMREGDTLDAAIKKGFDELDGFYTFLIGTGDQMALVRDPFACKPAIVAETDDYVAIASEFRSLAHLPGVKNAHIYEPAPEEIYVWKI; this is encoded by the coding sequence ATGTGTGGAATTGTTGGTTTACTCGTCAAAACGCCCGCCTTGCGTGAGCGTTTGGGTGAGTTATTGGTGCCGATGATGATAGGCATGACCGAGCGTGGGCCTGATTCTGCCGGGCTGGCGATATTTACCGATACGCTGGGCGTCGGTCATAAATACAGCCTGTATTCAGGCGGAACGGAAGCCTTTAATTGGGGCGGCGTGGCAGAGGATTTGTATAAACACCTGCGCGCCGAAGGCCGTTGCGAAGGCCATGGCAATCACGCCGTGCTGACCTGCGCGCTGGCCCCGGACGTGATCCGCCAATGGCTGAAAGAACATTATCCGATGCTGCACGTTTTGTCCTGCGGTCGCGCGATTGATCTTTACAAAGACATCGGCACGCCAACAGAGGTGTGTGATCGCTATGGGTTTGCCGGTCTGAAAGGCACGCACGCCATTGGTCATACCCGCATGGCGACAGAATCAGCGGTGACGCCGGACCGTGCCCATCCTTTTACTGCCGGTGAAGATTTCTGTCTGGTGCATAACGGTTCGTTGTCGAACCCGAATGGCTTGCGTCGCAAACTGGAACCGCAGGGCATCCATTTCGATACCGATAACGATACCGAAGCTGCCTGCCGTTTTCTGGAATGGCGGATGCGCGAAGGCGACACGCTGGACGCTGCCATCAAGAAGGGATTTGACGAGCTGGACGGCTTCTATACCTTCTTAATCGGCACCGGCGATCAAATGGCGCTGGTCCGCGATCCTTTCGCCTGTAAGCCAGCGATTGTGGCCGAAACCGATGATTACGTCGCCATTGCTTCAGAGTTTCGTTCGTTAGCGCATTTGCCTGGCGTCAAAAACGCCCACATTTATGAACCGGCCCCGGAGGAAATTTACGTATGGAAAATCTGA
- a CDS encoding XRE family transcriptional regulator — protein MEKDNQKPEPSLTRYVGSAIHELRLKHNLTIAEVALRTEISRSMLSKIENGQTSASLETLSRIASGLGVSMSSLFRQYDIPEGSAQLIKSGEGMEVVRRGTKRGHTYHLLAYDQGPTKLFEPFLITLNDESETFPTFEHAGTEFIYMLEGEIEYRHGTETYLLEPGDSFTFQADIPHGPERLIKFPLRFLSITIYPTFE, from the coding sequence ATGGAAAAAGACAATCAAAAGCCCGAACCATCGCTGACGCGCTACGTCGGTAGCGCGATTCATGAATTACGCTTGAAACACAATCTGACCATCGCAGAAGTCGCCCTGCGAACAGAGATCAGCCGCAGCATGTTGTCGAAAATAGAAAACGGCCAAACCTCAGCCAGTCTGGAAACCCTGTCGCGCATTGCCAGCGGTCTGGGCGTATCGATGTCGTCATTGTTTCGGCAATACGACATACCGGAAGGCAGCGCGCAACTCATTAAAAGCGGCGAAGGCATGGAGGTGGTCAGACGCGGCACCAAGCGCGGTCATACTTATCATCTGCTGGCTTACGATCAGGGGCCGACCAAGTTATTCGAGCCGTTTTTGATCACGCTGAATGATGAATCGGAGACATTTCCCACCTTTGAACACGCGGGGACGGAGTTTATTTATATGCTGGAAGGGGAAATTGAATACCGCCACGGCACCGAAACTTATCTTCTGGAGCCCGGCGATTCGTTCACTTTTCAAGCGGATATCCCGCACGGACCGGAGCGATTGATTAAATTTCCGTTACGGTTTTTGTCGATAACTATTTATCCGACGTTTGAATGA
- a CDS encoding protein glxC — protein sequence MENLTFDLAERSLRDLNQFLHKEANGKGIKQVTVNNPDGAHNIAVGLNEAISVNVHGHAGYYAAGMLKSGTVTIFGNAGTGVAENMMSGKVHVKGFASVSAGASAHGGLLVIDGDASLRCGISLKGADIVVGGSVGSFSGFMAQAGRMVICGNTGDALGDSLYEAVIYVRGNIKSLGADAQLEPMKDSDYQEVGELLDKAGLPHDPKDFKRVASARKLYHWNADANQEY from the coding sequence ATGGAAAATCTGACTTTTGATCTCGCCGAGCGATCGCTGCGTGACCTGAATCAATTCCTCCACAAAGAGGCAAACGGTAAAGGTATCAAGCAGGTAACGGTGAACAATCCTGACGGCGCGCACAACATCGCGGTCGGTCTGAACGAAGCTATCTCGGTCAACGTGCACGGACATGCGGGCTATTACGCGGCCGGGATGTTGAAGAGCGGCACGGTAACGATTTTTGGCAATGCAGGTACGGGCGTGGCAGAAAATATGATGTCTGGCAAGGTCCATGTCAAAGGTTTTGCGTCGGTTTCTGCCGGTGCTTCGGCGCATGGCGGTTTGCTGGTGATCGATGGCGACGCATCGCTACGCTGCGGTATTTCGCTCAAGGGGGCGGATATCGTCGTCGGCGGATCGGTGGGCAGTTTCTCCGGCTTTATGGCGCAAGCCGGACGGATGGTGATCTGCGGCAATACCGGCGACGCACTCGGCGATTCGCTGTACGAGGCGGTCATTTACGTGCGCGGCAACATCAAGTCGCTAGGTGCCGATGCCCAACTCGAACCGATGAAGGATAGCGATTATCAGGAAGTCGGGGAATTGCTCGATAAAGCCGGTTTGCCGCACGATCCGAAAGATTTTAAACGCGTCGCCTCGGCCCGGAAGCTGTACCACTGGAACGCGGATGCCAACCAAGAATATTGA
- the folD gene encoding bifunctional methylenetetrahydrofolate dehydrogenase/methenyltetrahydrofolate cyclohydrolase FolD, with product MASNILDGKALGLELQDALQLQVKKLTAAGTIPALTVILVGDDPASQVYVRNKVQTCERTGIRSEMIRYPSDVSPAIVLAKIAELNADPTIDGILVQLPLPKQFDEKIVLEAISPIKDVDGFHAENVGALNQGSPRFIPCTPYGVMKLLEKGKVDLKGKEAVIVGRSNIVGKPMAALLLAKGATVTICHSHTADLGFHTRRADILVAAVGRPNMLTGDMVKPGAVVIDVGINRLENGRLCGDVDFASVQEKAGLITPVPGGVGPMTITMLLTNTVEAAVRRSLQ from the coding sequence ATGGCATCCAACATCCTTGATGGCAAAGCACTAGGCCTAGAACTACAAGATGCACTACAACTCCAGGTAAAAAAGCTAACCGCAGCCGGCACAATCCCAGCGCTAACCGTAATTCTGGTAGGCGATGACCCCGCATCTCAGGTCTACGTCCGCAACAAAGTCCAAACCTGCGAACGTACCGGCATTCGCTCAGAAATGATCCGCTATCCAAGCGACGTTTCCCCTGCCATCGTACTAGCAAAAATCGCCGAATTAAACGCCGATCCCACCATCGACGGAATATTAGTCCAACTCCCCCTACCAAAACAATTCGACGAAAAAATCGTGCTAGAAGCAATTTCCCCCATCAAAGATGTAGACGGCTTCCACGCCGAAAACGTCGGCGCATTAAATCAAGGCTCGCCTCGCTTCATCCCCTGCACGCCCTACGGCGTAATGAAATTACTAGAAAAAGGTAAAGTCGACTTAAAAGGGAAGGAAGCCGTCATCGTAGGCCGCTCTAACATCGTCGGCAAACCAATGGCAGCATTACTGCTAGCAAAAGGCGCCACCGTCACAATTTGCCATTCGCACACCGCCGACCTCGGCTTCCACACCCGCCGCGCAGACATACTCGTTGCCGCAGTCGGCCGCCCAAACATGCTTACCGGCGACATGGTAAAACCCGGCGCAGTCGTCATTGACGTCGGCATCAACCGACTAGAAAACGGTCGCCTCTGCGGAGACGTAGATTTCGCTTCCGTGCAAGAAAAAGCCGGATTGATTACCCCCGTTCCAGGCGGCGTCGGCCCGATGACAATTACGATGCTATTGACCAATACTGTCGAAGCCGCAGTACGACGCAGCTTGCAATAA
- a CDS encoding dimethylamine monooxygenase subunit DmmA family protein: MLISGIKSKPTYRELAPDGSGHRHLLIAQGQGGEGISRLHAALQAFGEESANIEIYYASESILNADRTEMVRAAGATADAGTHIFASCAALTEALRIVLNTSEMGMRMYICGTERFIWTVTNLGLEFGIRDDEIQQEHADSEARQIACVHCQGLTYPVRTNIVRCAACGRHLLVRDHFSRRVNAYMGVQIDAEAPGEIPAIVEVYAP, from the coding sequence ATGTTGATTTCAGGTATCAAGAGCAAGCCCACGTACCGAGAGCTTGCACCGGATGGTTCAGGACACCGACACTTGCTGATTGCGCAAGGACAGGGAGGCGAAGGAATTAGTCGGTTGCATGCAGCTTTGCAAGCCTTTGGCGAAGAGAGCGCCAACATCGAAATTTATTATGCGAGCGAATCTATTCTGAATGCCGATCGGACCGAGATGGTACGTGCGGCAGGCGCCACAGCCGATGCTGGCACGCATATTTTTGCGAGTTGCGCTGCGTTGACAGAGGCGCTCAGGATTGTATTAAATACCTCTGAGATGGGGATGCGCATGTATATCTGCGGGACCGAACGGTTTATCTGGACGGTCACCAATCTCGGCCTTGAATTCGGTATCCGCGATGATGAAATTCAGCAAGAACATGCCGACTCAGAAGCGCGTCAGATCGCCTGCGTGCATTGTCAGGGACTGACCTATCCCGTCAGAACCAACATTGTGCGTTGCGCTGCCTGCGGTCGCCATTTGCTAGTGCGCGATCATTTTTCACGCCGCGTAAACGCCTATATGGGCGTGCAAATTGATGCTGAAGCACCCGGAGAAATTCCCGCTATCGTGGAGGTATACGCGCCATGA
- a CDS encoding APC family permease produces the protein MKQISATDAASLKRVLEPPQGENSLQRSINWTGAFWVASGVPALVLFSIGAIAATVGQPAYLIWIVSIVMGFFQAFIYAEIAGLFPNKSGGASVYGAIAWVRYSKFIAPISVWCNWFAWSPVLAIGSGLAAGYILTGLFPADALINTWQFTLLDLDIVGKGLTLRLNATSIVGAVILLACFAVQHRGLSGFAKLQAVLGLAALFPLTIIGLVPLLTGDMPSSHFVPLLPLAHDVKGAVIFGSWNMAGWTLMAGGMFIAAWSTYGFETAVCYTSEFKDPKKDVFKAIFFSGLLCLAIFTLVPLAFQGVLGLDGMLDKGIYDGSGVAKAMAHMIGGGILVQNVIVIMLILALVLAIMTSMGGSSRTLYQAAYDGWLPKYLTRVNSHGAPTAAMWTDLGFNLILLLMSDYVMVLAMSNVGYIIFNFLNLQAGWIHRIDRKHRERPYKTKNIMIVFGAFLGFVNLAFMGLGADIWGVGTLRNGLIFASLIVPVFLFRHYVQDKGVFPSSMAEDLELEEAQLTNRAGLWPFVALAAGIAVVWVCHSIAVLP, from the coding sequence ATGAAACAAATCTCCGCAACTGATGCTGCCTCTCTTAAGCGCGTTTTAGAACCGCCGCAGGGAGAAAACAGCCTGCAAAGAAGTATCAACTGGACGGGGGCGTTCTGGGTTGCCTCCGGCGTACCGGCGTTAGTCTTGTTTTCGATAGGCGCAATTGCCGCCACGGTGGGTCAGCCGGCCTACCTTATCTGGATCGTCTCGATAGTAATGGGTTTTTTTCAGGCGTTTATTTACGCTGAAATCGCAGGCTTATTTCCAAACAAATCGGGTGGTGCGTCGGTCTACGGCGCCATCGCCTGGGTCCGTTATTCCAAATTTATTGCGCCGATTTCGGTGTGGTGTAACTGGTTCGCATGGTCGCCGGTGCTGGCGATTGGGTCCGGGCTGGCGGCAGGCTACATTCTGACCGGTCTGTTCCCCGCCGACGCGCTGATCAACACCTGGCAATTTACATTGCTTGATCTGGACATCGTTGGCAAAGGATTGACGCTGCGGCTGAATGCGACATCGATAGTCGGTGCGGTCATTCTGCTAGCGTGCTTCGCGGTGCAACATCGTGGGCTGTCCGGTTTTGCCAAGTTGCAGGCGGTACTCGGTCTTGCTGCACTATTCCCACTGACGATCATTGGCCTGGTGCCGCTGCTGACCGGCGATATGCCGTCTTCGCATTTTGTTCCTTTGTTGCCGCTTGCCCATGATGTTAAAGGCGCGGTCATTTTCGGTTCGTGGAATATGGCGGGCTGGACCTTGATGGCGGGCGGTATGTTTATCGCGGCCTGGTCAACGTATGGCTTTGAAACGGCCGTCTGCTATACCTCCGAATTCAAAGACCCAAAGAAGGACGTTTTCAAGGCGATCTTCTTTTCCGGTTTGCTGTGCCTGGCGATCTTTACGCTGGTGCCGCTGGCGTTCCAGGGCGTGTTAGGTCTGGATGGGATGCTCGATAAGGGGATTTACGACGGGTCCGGCGTGGCAAAGGCGATGGCGCACATGATCGGCGGCGGGATATTGGTCCAAAACGTGATCGTCATCATGCTGATTCTGGCGCTGGTGTTGGCGATCATGACATCGATGGGCGGATCGTCGCGCACGCTGTATCAGGCTGCTTATGATGGCTGGTTGCCGAAATATCTGACCCGCGTCAACAGCCATGGCGCGCCGACCGCTGCGATGTGGACCGATCTTGGCTTCAATCTGATTTTGTTGCTGATGTCAGATTATGTGATGGTGCTGGCGATGTCCAACGTTGGTTACATCATCTTTAATTTCCTTAATCTGCAAGCTGGCTGGATCCATCGGATCGACCGTAAACACCGCGAACGTCCTTACAAAACCAAAAATATCATGATCGTCTTTGGCGCGTTTCTGGGCTTCGTCAATCTGGCGTTTATGGGCCTTGGTGCGGATATCTGGGGCGTCGGTACGTTGCGTAACGGGCTGATCTTTGCTTCGCTGATTGTGCCGGTATTCCTGTTCCGCCACTACGTGCAGGACAAGGGCGTGTTCCCTAGCTCAATGGCGGAAGACCTGGAACTGGAAGAGGCACAACTGACTAATCGAGCCGGTCTGTGGCCGTTCGTGGCGTTGGCTGCAGGGATTGCGGTGGTCTGGGTTTGCCATTCGATTGCTGTCTTGCCATAG
- a CDS encoding PDR/VanB family oxidoreductase, with protein sequence MTYQKTLHVRVVAVNQASPEIRHFVLESLDGADLPHFSGGSHVVVIMRHDGHTYKNPYSLMGDGYHSRQYHIGVRREAPSRGGSHFMHDNVKPGDMLELMPPANLFMIDTFARKHLLIAGGIGITPIRSMIFDLKRSHTDFDLHYCVRNPEHAAFWDDLEEECGPRAKLHTGENRLDIPGLLRSQPSGTHVYVCGPQRMVEGVRAVAADIGWSPCHVHHEEFSHATGGAPFDVLLASSGRKIPVAHNQTLLEALEDAGLEPAYMCRGGVCGACETAVIDGQIDHRDHFLTNDEKAGMQKMMICVSRGACGRIVVDL encoded by the coding sequence ATGACTTATCAAAAAACCTTGCACGTCCGTGTAGTTGCCGTCAATCAAGCTAGCCCTGAGATTCGCCATTTTGTTTTAGAGTCGCTCGACGGTGCCGATCTGCCGCATTTTTCGGGCGGCAGTCATGTCGTGGTGATCATGCGCCACGATGGGCATACTTACAAAAATCCGTATTCGCTGATGGGCGATGGTTATCACAGCCGGCAATATCACATCGGCGTACGGCGTGAAGCACCATCGCGTGGCGGCTCGCATTTCATGCACGATAACGTCAAGCCCGGCGACATGCTGGAACTGATGCCGCCAGCGAATTTGTTCATGATCGATACCTTTGCGCGTAAACATTTGCTGATTGCGGGCGGTATCGGCATTACGCCGATACGCTCAATGATTTTCGATCTGAAACGCAGCCATACCGATTTTGATTTGCACTATTGCGTGCGCAATCCAGAGCACGCGGCATTCTGGGATGATCTTGAAGAGGAATGCGGCCCCCGCGCCAAGTTGCATACGGGTGAAAATCGGCTGGATATTCCAGGATTATTACGCTCGCAACCTAGCGGCACGCACGTGTATGTGTGCGGTCCGCAGCGGATGGTTGAGGGCGTGCGCGCGGTTGCCGCCGACATCGGCTGGAGCCCCTGCCACGTGCATCACGAAGAGTTCAGTCACGCCACCGGCGGCGCACCGTTCGACGTCTTGCTGGCAAGCAGCGGCCGCAAGATTCCGGTAGCGCATAACCAGACCTTGCTTGAAGCATTGGAGGATGCAGGACTGGAACCGGCCTATATGTGTCGCGGTGGAGTATGCGGTGCGTGCGAGACGGCGGTGATCGACGGCCAGATCGATCATCGCGATCACTTTCTGACCAATGATGAAAAAGCAGGCATGCAAAAAATGATGATC
- the glnT gene encoding type III glutamate--ammonia ligase, producing MNLQEAKAFIDKHQIKYILAQFVDIHGVAKTKSVPAQHLDSILKNGAGFAGFAICGMGIEPHGPDYMAVGDISTLSLVPWQPGYARIVCNGHTNGKPHSIDSRNVLLKQVERLKQHGWILNTGLEPEFSLLRKDEKGGIHPFDETDTLAKPCYDYKSSTRTAAYLEELVAALQDVAIDVFQIDHEDANGQFEVNYTYSDALKSADDFVFFKMAASEIANRRGMICSFMPKPFANRPGNGMHMHMSLSDGKKNLFADDSDPRQLGLSKLAYHFMAGLLAHAPAITAICAPTVNSYKRLVVGHSLTGATWAPAYISYGNNNRSCMVRIPEGRIELRLPDGACNPYLAAAAVIAAGLDGVERKLDPGEPQNFNLYNLSVAELAEKGIGVLPQTLHDAVAALEEDKTICEALGPVAQEFIALKRNEWGTYMRHVSDWEVATYLEFF from the coding sequence ATGAACTTACAGGAAGCCAAAGCATTTATTGACAAGCACCAGATAAAATATATTTTGGCGCAATTTGTCGATATTCACGGCGTCGCCAAGACCAAGTCGGTGCCAGCCCAGCATCTTGACTCGATTCTTAAAAATGGCGCAGGCTTTGCCGGTTTCGCCATCTGCGGTATGGGTATCGAGCCGCACGGCCCCGATTACATGGCAGTCGGCGATATTTCCACGCTGTCGCTGGTGCCTTGGCAACCCGGCTATGCACGTATTGTGTGCAACGGACACACTAACGGCAAACCGCACAGCATCGATTCTCGCAACGTATTGCTAAAACAGGTCGAGCGCCTGAAGCAGCATGGCTGGATTCTGAACACCGGTTTGGAGCCGGAATTTTCATTGTTGCGCAAAGATGAAAAGGGCGGCATCCATCCTTTCGATGAGACCGATACGCTGGCAAAGCCCTGTTACGACTACAAAAGTAGCACCCGCACTGCCGCCTATCTGGAAGAACTGGTGGCCGCCTTGCAGGATGTCGCCATCGATGTTTTCCAGATCGATCATGAAGACGCCAACGGCCAGTTTGAAGTCAATTACACCTATAGCGATGCACTGAAATCTGCCGATGATTTTGTCTTCTTCAAGATGGCAGCATCCGAGATCGCCAACCGCCGGGGGATGATTTGTTCATTCATGCCGAAGCCGTTTGCGAATCGTCCCGGTAACGGCATGCACATGCACATGTCACTGTCGGATGGCAAAAAGAATTTGTTCGCCGATGACAGCGATCCGCGCCAGCTTGGCTTGTCGAAACTGGCCTATCACTTCATGGCGGGTTTGCTGGCGCACGCACCGGCGATCACCGCGATTTGCGCACCGACGGTCAACTCCTACAAGCGTCTGGTCGTCGGGCATTCGCTCACCGGCGCGACCTGGGCGCCAGCGTATATCAGCTACGGCAACAATAATCGTTCATGCATGGTCCGCATTCCTGAGGGACGCATCGAATTGCGTCTGCCGGATGGCGCTTGCAATCCGTATCTGGCTGCTGCCGCAGTGATCGCGGCCGGGCTGGATGGCGTCGAACGCAAGCTTGATCCGGGCGAGCCGCAAAACTTCAATCTCTACAATTTATCGGTCGCTGAGTTGGCAGAAAAAGGCATCGGCGTATTGCCGCAAACCTTGCACGACGCAGTGGCGGCGTTGGAGGAAGACAAAACGATTTGCGAAGCGCTGGGACCGGTGGCGCAAGAATTCATCGCGCTAAAACGGAATGAATGGGGCACTTACATGCGTCACGTATCGGACTGGGAAGTGGCGACGTATCTTGAGTTTTTTTAA